The following are encoded together in the Kiloniellales bacterium genome:
- a CDS encoding HPF/RaiA family ribosome-associated protein, with product MDVPLELSFRNMDSSDAVEARVREKVEKLEQYFGRINSCRVVVEAPHRRHNKGKIYHVRIEIGVPGRAPLVVSRDPGQRHDHEDVYVAIRDAFNAAKRMLEDHSRKSAGKVKAHEAPLHGKVTDLHGFEGYGFVTLSDGQEIYFHKNAVVNGGFEKLALGDPVRVAIIEGESEKGAQATAVTPIGKHHIVE from the coding sequence ATGGATGTGCCTTTGGAGTTGAGCTTTCGCAACATGGATTCCTCGGACGCGGTGGAGGCCCGCGTGCGCGAGAAGGTCGAGAAGCTGGAGCAATACTTCGGCCGCATCAACTCCTGCCGGGTCGTGGTCGAGGCACCGCACCGCCGGCACAACAAGGGCAAGATCTATCACGTCCGGATCGAGATCGGCGTGCCGGGCCGGGCGCCGCTGGTGGTCAGCCGGGACCCGGGGCAGCGCCACGACCACGAGGACGTCTACGTCGCGATCCGGGACGCCTTCAACGCGGCCAAGCGGATGCTGGAGGACCATTCCCGCAAGAGCGCCGGCAAGGTCAAAGCCCACGAGGCGCCGCTGCACGGCAAGGTGACCGACCTGCACGGCTTCGAGGGCTACGGCTTCGTCACCCTGAGCGACGGCCAGGAGATCTATTTCCACAAGAACGCGGTGGTCAACGGCGGCTTCGAGAAGCTGGCGCTGGGCGACCCGGTCCGCGTCGCAATAATCGAGGGCGAGAGCGAGAAGGGCGCCCAGGCGACCGCGGTCACCCCGATCGGCAAGCACCACATCGTAGAGTAA
- a CDS encoding RtcB family protein has product MDTTRLERISDVEWRVAPFGGMRVPAIIFADEDLIRGMDDKVFEQVTNVARLPGIVKAAYAMPDAHWGYGFPIGGVAAFDPDRGGIVSAGGVGFDISCGVRCMPTSLGRAAIEARQAELADALFAEIPAGVGSHGEITLSEQEMTAMLSGGAVWALARGYGREADLERIEERGCMPGAEPAFVSARARKRQRREMGTLGSGNHYLEVQEVTALHDAKAAAAFGLERGEVVVSIHCGSRGLGHQIGTEFLRDMVLAAPDYDIVLVDRELACAPIRSEMGERYLGAMRAAINCALANRQIIGHLTRQVFRRFFPEADLPLLFDVSHNTCKAEVHRTDGERRELFVHRKGATRAFGPGHPSLPAALRGVGQPVLIGGTMGSASYVLVGAAGNERRGFSSACHGAGRRMSRHKARKTWRGRALVDELAARGIVIRSPSDRGVAEEAPGAYKDVVEVVEAAEKAGLARKVARLEPIICIKG; this is encoded by the coding sequence ATGGATACCACGCGCCTGGAGCGAATCAGCGACGTCGAATGGCGGGTCGCGCCCTTCGGCGGGATGCGTGTGCCTGCGATCATCTTCGCCGACGAGGACCTGATCCGAGGCATGGACGACAAGGTCTTCGAGCAGGTCACCAACGTCGCCCGCCTGCCTGGGATCGTTAAGGCCGCCTACGCCATGCCGGACGCCCACTGGGGCTATGGCTTTCCGATCGGCGGCGTCGCCGCCTTCGATCCGGACCGCGGCGGGATCGTCTCCGCCGGCGGGGTCGGCTTCGACATCTCCTGCGGCGTACGCTGCATGCCCACCAGCCTGGGCCGGGCCGCGATCGAGGCGCGCCAGGCCGAGCTGGCCGACGCGCTCTTCGCCGAAATCCCGGCCGGGGTCGGCAGCCACGGCGAGATCACGCTGTCGGAGCAGGAGATGACCGCCATGCTCTCGGGCGGCGCGGTCTGGGCGCTGGCCCGGGGCTACGGCCGCGAGGCCGACCTCGAGCGGATCGAGGAGCGGGGCTGCATGCCGGGCGCCGAGCCGGCATTCGTTTCGGCGCGCGCGCGCAAGCGGCAGCGGCGCGAGATGGGCACCCTGGGCTCGGGCAACCACTACCTCGAGGTCCAGGAAGTGACCGCGCTCCACGACGCCAAGGCCGCCGCCGCCTTCGGCCTGGAGCGGGGCGAGGTCGTGGTCAGCATCCACTGCGGCTCGCGCGGCCTGGGCCACCAGATCGGCACCGAGTTCCTGCGCGACATGGTCCTGGCCGCGCCCGACTACGACATCGTCCTGGTCGACCGCGAGCTGGCCTGCGCGCCGATCCGCTCCGAGATGGGGGAGCGCTACCTTGGCGCCATGCGCGCGGCGATCAACTGCGCGCTGGCCAACCGCCAGATCATCGGTCACCTGACCCGGCAGGTCTTCCGGCGCTTCTTCCCGGAGGCGGACCTGCCGCTGCTGTTCGACGTCTCGCACAACACCTGCAAGGCGGAGGTGCATCGGACCGATGGCGAACGCCGCGAGCTCTTCGTCCACCGCAAGGGCGCGACCCGCGCCTTCGGGCCCGGCCATCCGAGCCTGCCCGCGGCGCTGCGCGGGGTCGGACAGCCGGTGCTGATCGGTGGTACCATGGGCTCGGCGTCCTACGTGCTGGTCGGCGCGGCTGGCAACGAGCGCCGGGGCTTCTCGTCCGCCTGCCACGGCGCCGGCCGGCGGATGAGCCGACACAAGGCGCGCAAGACCTGGCGCGGGCGGGCGCTGGTCGACGAGCTGGCGGCCCGGGGCATCGTGATTCGCAGCCCCTCGGACCGCGGCGTCGCCGAGGAGGCGCCGGGCGCCTACAAGGACGTGGTCGAGGTGGTCGAGGCCGCGGAGAAAGCGGGCCTCGCCCGCAAGGTCGCGCGGTTGGAGCCGATCATCTGCATCAAGGGCTGA
- a CDS encoding archease, whose translation MKVTTTSARPAALAVDDGAGERGWSHEPHDADVRLRAWGPTLAAAFEEAATAMTAAICDPGRIKARSAVRIACTAPDEELLLVEWLNALVYEMATRGMVFGRFDVIVDDRRLQAIAWGEALDRARHRPAAEVKGATYTALEVGRRDDDTWVAACVVDV comes from the coding sequence ATGAAGGTAACCACGACATCGGCCCGGCCCGCGGCGCTCGCCGTCGATGACGGCGCGGGCGAGCGCGGTTGGTCCCACGAGCCTCACGACGCGGACGTTCGTCTGCGGGCCTGGGGTCCGACCCTGGCCGCCGCCTTCGAGGAGGCCGCCACCGCCATGACCGCGGCGATCTGCGATCCGGGCCGGATCAAGGCCCGGAGCGCGGTCCGGATCGCCTGCACGGCGCCCGACGAGGAGTTGCTCCTGGTTGAGTGGCTGAACGCCCTGGTCTACGAGATGGCGACTCGCGGCATGGTCTTCGGCCGCTTCGACGTGATCGTCGACGATCGCCGGCTGCAGGCCATCGCCTGGGGCGAAGCGCTGGACCGCGCGCGCCACCGGCCGGCCGCCGAGGTCAAGGGCGCGACCTACACCGCGCTCGAGGTCGGGCGGCGGGACGACGACACCTGGGTCGCGGCCTGCGTGGTCGATGTCTAA
- a CDS encoding uracil-DNA glycosylase family protein — translation MTSKATAQISVEADELSALLAEVRACRLCAAELPLGPRPVLRAHSDARLMIVGQAPGTKVHESGIPWNDNSGLRLRAWLQTEPETFYDESRIAIVPMGFCYPGREDRGGDKPPRPECAPAWHPRLQAALPKIELILLVGLYAQARYLGPARKANLTETVRAWRDYLPAYLPLPHPSWRNTAWLKRNPWFEAELLPELRARVRGLL, via the coding sequence ATGACCAGCAAAGCGACTGCACAGATCTCCGTCGAGGCGGACGAGCTTTCGGCCCTGCTCGCCGAGGTCCGGGCCTGCCGGCTCTGCGCCGCGGAGCTGCCGCTGGGGCCCCGGCCGGTCTTGCGCGCCCATTCCGACGCCCGCCTGATGATCGTCGGCCAGGCACCCGGAACTAAAGTGCATGAGAGCGGAATCCCCTGGAACGATAATTCCGGTTTGCGCCTGCGCGCCTGGCTGCAGACCGAACCCGAGACCTTCTACGACGAATCGCGCATCGCCATCGTGCCGATGGGCTTCTGCTATCCCGGGCGGGAGGACCGCGGCGGCGACAAGCCGCCGCGCCCGGAGTGCGCGCCGGCCTGGCATCCGCGCCTGCAAGCGGCCCTGCCCAAGATCGAGCTGATCCTGCTGGTCGGGCTCTACGCCCAGGCGCGCTACCTGGGCCCGGCGCGCAAGGCCAACCTGACCGAGACGGTCCGCGCCTGGCGGGACTATCTGCCGGCCTACCTGCCGCTGCCCCATCCGAGCTGGCGCAACACCGCCTGGCTGAAGCGCAACCCCTGGTTCGAGGCGGAGCTGCTGCCGGAGCTGCGCGCCCGGGTCCGCGGGCTGTTGTAG
- the cobB gene encoding NAD-dependent protein deacylase, with amino-acid sequence MGQRSTGQIVILTGAGISKESGLDTFRDADGIWAKVRLEDVATPEAFARDPATVHAFYNARRQGLLAEAVAPNPAHRALARLEAEWPGEVLLVTQNIDDLHERAGSRNLIHMHGEILKARCLACGGVSAWREDMDLESRCARCRATGRLRVDVVWFGEMPYQMERIYTALEACDLFLSIGTSGAVYPAAGFVEAARATGRAHSVELNLEPSERHSAFAERVYGPAGEVVPSYVARLLSEGV; translated from the coding sequence ATGGGGCAACGCAGCACGGGCCAAATCGTCATTCTGACCGGGGCCGGGATCTCCAAGGAGTCCGGCCTGGACACCTTCCGCGACGCCGACGGCATCTGGGCCAAGGTGCGCCTTGAGGACGTCGCCACCCCGGAGGCCTTCGCCCGCGACCCGGCCACGGTCCACGCCTTCTACAACGCCCGCCGCCAGGGTTTGCTGGCCGAGGCGGTGGCGCCCAACCCCGCGCATCGGGCGCTGGCCCGCCTGGAGGCCGAGTGGCCCGGCGAGGTCCTGCTGGTGACCCAGAACATCGACGACCTGCACGAGCGCGCCGGATCGCGCAACCTGATCCACATGCACGGCGAGATCCTCAAGGCGCGCTGCCTGGCCTGCGGCGGGGTCAGCGCCTGGCGCGAGGACATGGACCTGGAGAGCCGTTGCGCGCGCTGCCGGGCGACGGGCCGCCTGCGGGTCGACGTCGTCTGGTTCGGCGAGATGCCCTACCAGATGGAGCGGATCTACACCGCCCTGGAGGCCTGCGACCTTTTCCTCTCGATCGGCACCTCCGGCGCCGTCTACCCGGCAGCCGGCTTCGTCGAGGCGGCCCGCGCGACCGGCCGGGCGCACAGCGTCGAGCTCAACCTCGAGCCCTCGGAGCGGCACAGCGCCTTCGCCGAGCGGGTCTATGGCCCGGCCGGCGAGGTCGTGCCAAGCTACGTCGCGCGCCTCCTTTCGGAGGGTGTCTGA
- a CDS encoding low molecular weight protein-tyrosine-phosphatase, which produces MTEVGVLFVCTGNICRSPTAEAVLRKRLTERGLEDRVAVDSCGLGGWHVGQPPDERSVAAGLLRGYKLKELRARQIRDGDFEAFSLLIAMDRGHLSELRRLCPEGAADRLKLFMDFHPEETGLSDVPDPYYGALSDFDLALELIEKGVEGLVERLQRDHL; this is translated from the coding sequence ATGACGGAAGTCGGCGTCCTCTTCGTTTGCACCGGCAACATCTGCCGTTCCCCCACTGCCGAGGCGGTCCTGCGCAAGCGCCTGACGGAGCGCGGCCTGGAAGACCGGGTCGCGGTCGACTCCTGCGGCCTCGGCGGCTGGCACGTCGGGCAGCCGCCGGACGAGCGCTCAGTCGCCGCCGGCCTGCTGCGCGGCTACAAGCTGAAGGAGCTGCGCGCGCGCCAGATCCGGGACGGCGACTTCGAGGCCTTCTCCCTGCTGATCGCCATGGACCGCGGGCACCTCTCGGAGCTGAGGCGGCTCTGCCCCGAGGGCGCCGCGGACCGCCTCAAGCTCTTCATGGATTTCCATCCGGAGGAGACCGGGCTCAGCGACGTGCCGGACCCCTACTACGGCGCGCTGAGCGACTTCGACCTGGCGCTGGAGCTGATCGAGAAAGGGGTCGAGGGACTGGTCGAGCGCCTGCAGCGGGACCATCTGTGA
- a CDS encoding fructosamine kinase family protein encodes MTAALAAAVEAALGRRPRRFLPLTGGCIAEVYRAELGDGDSVVVKTASRGDLLLEAFMLGYLAENSELPVPAVRHAAAELLIIDYVASGDAIDAAAETHAADLLAALHGITAPRYGFERDTLIGPLVQPNPWTERWTDFFAEQRLLHFGRVALEAGHLPSQTLQQLEALCGRLPELIGEAAAPSLIHGDVWGGNVLVRGGRIAAFVDPAIHYADAEVELAFSTLFGTFGEAFFRRYDELRPLRPGFFEARRDLYNLYPLLVHTALFGGHYAQSVARIAARFV; translated from the coding sequence GTGACCGCGGCCCTGGCCGCCGCCGTCGAAGCCGCCCTGGGGCGCCGGCCCCGCCGCTTCTTGCCGCTGACCGGCGGCTGCATCGCCGAGGTCTACCGCGCCGAGCTGGGCGACGGCGACTCGGTGGTGGTCAAGACGGCCTCTCGCGGCGACCTGCTGCTCGAGGCCTTCATGCTCGGATACCTGGCCGAGAACAGCGAGCTGCCGGTCCCGGCGGTGCGCCACGCGGCCGCCGAGCTGCTGATCATCGACTACGTCGCGTCCGGCGACGCCATCGACGCCGCGGCCGAGACCCACGCCGCCGACCTGCTGGCGGCGCTCCACGGCATCACGGCGCCGCGCTACGGCTTCGAACGCGACACCCTGATCGGCCCGCTGGTCCAGCCCAATCCCTGGACCGAGCGCTGGACCGACTTCTTCGCCGAGCAGCGCCTGCTGCACTTCGGCCGGGTCGCGCTGGAGGCCGGCCATCTGCCGTCACAGACCCTGCAACAGCTCGAAGCGCTCTGCGGCCGCCTGCCGGAGCTGATCGGCGAAGCCGCAGCGCCGTCGCTGATCCACGGCGACGTCTGGGGCGGCAACGTGCTGGTCCGCGGCGGGCGCATCGCCGCCTTCGTCGACCCGGCGATCCACTACGCCGACGCCGAGGTCGAGCTCGCCTTCTCGACTCTCTTCGGGACCTTCGGGGAGGCCTTCTTCCGCCGCTACGACGAGCTGCGGCCACTGCGCCCCGGCTTCTTCGAGGCCCGCCGCGACCTCTACAACCTCTATCCCCTGCTGGTGCACACGGCCCTCTTCGGCGGCCACTACGCTCAGTCGGTGGCGCGGATTGCAGCCCGCTTCGTATAG
- a CDS encoding DM13 domain-containing protein, with protein MLKMLGVFFIGGLLGTGLGFAVGIFVYPYIFLADIVGTEAAPAGATTVLARGAFVHADPSDPIHYGKGNMTVYEGVLHLEADFEVGPGPKFHVYLVPSAEVTSEAQVEGTMFVDLGRLKAFKGSQNYAIPAGVEISDFGSVVVWCEQFGVLISPAKLVFEG; from the coding sequence ATGCTCAAGATGCTTGGGGTGTTCTTCATCGGCGGACTGCTCGGCACGGGCTTGGGCTTCGCGGTCGGCATCTTCGTCTACCCCTACATCTTCCTGGCGGACATCGTCGGAACCGAGGCGGCGCCGGCCGGGGCCACGACCGTCCTGGCGCGCGGCGCGTTCGTCCATGCCGACCCCTCGGACCCGATCCACTACGGCAAGGGCAACATGACCGTCTACGAGGGCGTGCTGCACCTGGAGGCGGACTTCGAGGTCGGCCCCGGCCCCAAGTTCCACGTCTACCTGGTGCCCAGCGCCGAGGTCACCTCGGAGGCGCAGGTCGAGGGCACCATGTTCGTCGACCTGGGCCGCCTCAAGGCCTTCAAGGGCAGCCAGAACTACGCCATCCCGGCCGGCGTCGAGATCTCGGACTTCGGCAGCGTCGTGGTCTGGTGCGAGCAGTTCGGCGTCCTGATCTCCCCCGCCAAGCTGGTCTTCGAGGGATAG